One Pygocentrus nattereri isolate fPygNat1 chromosome 23, fPygNat1.pri, whole genome shotgun sequence genomic window carries:
- the rgs3a gene encoding regulator of G-protein signaling 3a isoform X8 produces the protein MAKDMKNRLAFLRRRNESPGSTPSGKLDKTMKSVKPTPEEALKWGESLDKLLVHKYGLAAFRAFLRTEFSEENLEFWLACEDYKKIKSQSKMASKAKKIFAEYIAIQSCKEVNLDSYTREHTKENLQNITRSCFDLAQRRIYGLMEKDSYPRFLRSELYMDLVNQKKASTTSTASSS, from the exons AT GGCCAAAGACATGAAGAACCGGTTGGCTTTTCTGAGGAGGAGGAATGAGTCTCCTGGAAGCACTCCGTCCGGCAAGCTGGACAAAACCATGAAGTCGGTCAA GCCCACTCCGGAGGAGGCACTCAAGTGGGGAGAATCTCTGGACAAGCTGCTCGTCCACAAAT ACGGCCTGGCAGCGTTCAGAGCTTTCCTCCGCACCGAGTTCAGCGAGGAGAATCTGGAATTCTGGTTGGCATGTGAGGATTACAAGAAGATTAAGTCGCAGTCCAAGATGGCGTCGAAAGCCAAGAAAATCTTCGCCGAGTACATCGCCATTCAGTCCTGTAAAGAG GTGAACCTGGACTCATACACCAGAGAGCACACCAAGGAGAACTTGCAGAACATCACACGCTCCTGCTTCGATCTGGCCCAACGGAGGATATACGGCCTGATGGAGAAAGACTCGTACCCCCGCTTCCTTCGCTCCGAACTCTACATGGACTTGGTCAACCAAAAGAAAGCGAGCACCACGTCAACGGCGTCCTCATCGTAA
- the rgs3a gene encoding regulator of G-protein signaling 3a isoform X7, whose amino-acid sequence MFHTMVDFSEKYLERAKDMKNRLAFLRRRNESPGSTPSGKLDKTMKSVKPTPEEALKWGESLDKLLVHKYGLAAFRAFLRTEFSEENLEFWLACEDYKKIKSQSKMASKAKKIFAEYIAIQSCKEVNLDSYTREHTKENLQNITRSCFDLAQRRIYGLMEKDSYPRFLRSELYMDLVNQKKASTTSTASSS is encoded by the exons ATGTTCCACACAATGGTGGACTTCTCTGAGAAGTACTTGGAAAG GGCCAAAGACATGAAGAACCGGTTGGCTTTTCTGAGGAGGAGGAATGAGTCTCCTGGAAGCACTCCGTCCGGCAAGCTGGACAAAACCATGAAGTCGGTCAA GCCCACTCCGGAGGAGGCACTCAAGTGGGGAGAATCTCTGGACAAGCTGCTCGTCCACAAAT ACGGCCTGGCAGCGTTCAGAGCTTTCCTCCGCACCGAGTTCAGCGAGGAGAATCTGGAATTCTGGTTGGCATGTGAGGATTACAAGAAGATTAAGTCGCAGTCCAAGATGGCGTCGAAAGCCAAGAAAATCTTCGCCGAGTACATCGCCATTCAGTCCTGTAAAGAG GTGAACCTGGACTCATACACCAGAGAGCACACCAAGGAGAACTTGCAGAACATCACACGCTCCTGCTTCGATCTGGCCCAACGGAGGATATACGGCCTGATGGAGAAAGACTCGTACCCCCGCTTCCTTCGCTCCGAACTCTACATGGACTTGGTCAACCAAAAGAAAGCGAGCACCACGTCAACGGCGTCCTCATCGTAA